One Drosophila kikkawai strain 14028-0561.14 chromosome 3L, DkikHiC1v2, whole genome shotgun sequence genomic window carries:
- the LOC108078730 gene encoding heat shock protein 27, producing the protein MSLVPTTYRDLSRELDRPRPLYQPPYDFQLYPYLWDDPRVWWPASHSSRSDLLRPLDELVSRRVRNQLIQSTPYEWSHPMRWDNYYSGERVHVDEKGFRIDIDVRQFHPHEIVVKTNDDYIIVQGNHNRRNEGSNGLVERHFVRKYLLPRGYNANEVISDISSDGILTIKAPPPPPAKYYTPGERLVRVHETGKLALPWK; encoded by the coding sequence ATGTCACTAGTGCCCACAACATATCGCGATCTGTCGCGCGAGTTGGACCGACCTCGTCCGCTCTACCAGCCACCGTACGACTTCCAGCTGTATCCCTATCTCTGGGACGATCCACGGGTCTGGTGGCCAGCCAGTCACAGCAGCCGGAGTGACTTGCTCCGTCCATTGGACGAACTGGTGTCGCGTCGGGTGCGCAACCAGTTGATCCAGTCTACGCCTTACGAGTGGTCCCATCCCATGCGGTGGGACAACTACTACTCCGGCGAGCGGGTGCATGTGGACGAGAAGGGCTTCCGGATTGACATCGATGTGCGGCAGTTCCATCCGCACGAGATCGTGGTAAAGACCAACGATGACTACATCATTGTCCAGGGCAACCACAATCGAAGGAACGAGGGCTCCAATGGTCTGGTGGAGCGGCACTTTGTGCGCAAGTATCTCCTGCCACGCGGCTACAATGCCAACGAGGTGATCTCGGACATATCCAGCGATGGAATCCTTACCATCAAggcgccgccaccgccaccggcCAAGTACTATACGCCTGGTGAACGCCTCGTCCGTGTCCACGAGACCGGAAAGCTGGCCCTGCCCTGGAAGTAG